The genomic segment TGCTCGCTGTCGTGTAAACCTCATAACCCGCGGCTTTGGCCATCTGTATCGCACAGCAACCAACACTCGAGCTACCTCCCCATACCAACAATACAGAGCCTGGCCCGGCAGCTGTTGAACTGGTCGCCTCACCACCTAGCGCATTTGTGTGCAGACCCAACTGCTCGGGAACGAAAAGCCCTGCCGCAGCAGTGTCGCATGCCAAAGGCAAAACAGCTCCAGCCTCGAAAGGAACATTAACTGGCAGAAGTGTCGTGTTGCTCTCATCTAACCGCACGTACAACTGGAACCCACCCCTCGAAGGTTGACCTGTCTGTGCTCCGTTCGCATTCGCGATTACTCGGTCTCCTACGTGGCGTGTCGAAACTTCGGATCCAATCTCTACGACTGTACCGGACAGGTCTGCGCCTAAGATTGTTGGGTATGGGATTTCTTTGCCGCCGATCGGAGGGTTGGTGTCTTGAATCTTATATTCAAGAGGGTTGATGGCGACGTGCGATGTTTTGATTATGATATCTTTTGGGCCAGGCGTGGGATATGGAGCTGGTTGGACTTCTAGGCGTGCTTTGGGTGCTGGAATCCATGCTGCTTTGTTGTCAGGCATGGTTGGATATTTGGCGATGTTGTTGACGATTTGGTGCGTTGCTGTGCTTGTTGTCGTTCGTTTGGACACACCCAGCAAGAGCAAAGCTGACACTGTATAGATTCTTCGACTGCTGAGTTGTAACAACATCAAGATGGATCAAGAGGTCGATAAAACCTGTTCCATGATATTGGATCCGAAGCTCCGTTCGGGGTTAACGATATGCTCATTGACATTCGCGACTTTTGGCATTCGTGTGAGATCGTTATCTCCGACTTCATCACGCGCCACTCCTTCATCCTTTCTCCCCAACACCAAACCAAATCCTAACTATGCTTCCACCTACCATCCCTGTGTGCTGGGAGTTTTGCATTTAGAGATTGTGGTCTGAGTAGAAGTGAACCAAGCACCGCCAGCATCTCGGCCATGGCGTCCTCGGAGTTCCAGATCCTTGCTCGGGTTTTGCACCGAAGACTTTGATTCGCTGGGACTCAGCCGTTGACGACATGGGTTTGCACCTCAGCTCGTTCCTGGTGGCGCACTGGTTTCCTCTCGAAGACAATCGAAACACTACTGCAACGTACAAGCATCGTGAAGACCTCGAGCTGAGGTTGGGTATAGTCATGTCGAGACTGCACGATATGGCATACCACAGAAGCGGTGCATCATGTTGCTAAGCTGGTTGAGCAATTTCTTGCTATCCTAAAGACTATGCAGACGCTCATCTATTATACAACTCTTACGACCGCTCAGGCGACCCCCGAGCACTATCATGCAAAAACTCCGGCTTACCCTCTGCCAGATCTGGAACATTATCCCAGGCCTTCGGAAGACCATCGTAGAACACCCATCGCGTAGCATTCGCGACAACGAACTCTCCGCCATGGCCGATattcttcgccatcgtctCCGCAACCTCCTTCGGCATCTTTGTCCCTCCCGGTTGCATAGACCTCTCAATCGAATCCATGGCGATATGAGCGATCTTTACGAAATCTTTCTTTGCGATTGGCAGTTCGCAGCCCATCTCTGTGAAATGCTGTTCCAGGCTGTAAAGTGAACGGATCAGTTTTGTGGCATGGCCTTCGTCGCGGTATACGATCGAACGATGGAATAGCTCTGGCCAGCTATCTGTTTCGTTCTTCGGAGTATAGTTGATAATGCGCTCAGGATACAGATCCGGACATCCACATCCTGCGTACATCACGGCGTCGACTCTCCCTTTGGCTTCGAGAATGCGGGCTTTCTCTTCCAGGGTTAACCAATCTTGTGCAATTATGGCGGGATAGTATCCAGAAAGTGTGACATTGTGCAACAACACAAAGTCGATCTTCTCCCGCTTGCCAGGTCGTTGCGCAGCGCCCATGATGTATGCGGCAGTATGCATCATTTCGCTCATCTTTTGTTGAATATCCTCTTCTGTGGGCTCGACTCGGAATTGGCTGAGATGACGAGCGAATTGCTCGCTATTCACTCGCTTCATGAGACCATCTGCGATTTTGTTGAAGGGGTCGTCGTCCTTGACAGCCTGAGCGATGGCAGGATCGTATTGCATTGTCTTGGTGATTTGCAGGAGAGGATGTGACTTCGATTCGGGATTATTACGCAAGTATTCCTCTGTGGGAAGCAGAAATTCCTTGGGCCAGTTCTCGTGCACACAAGCTCCGGCGAGGGATTCTGCCAATACGCTGGATTGTTGCCACTCGATTGCACATCCGAGATGGATCATTGGGTGTACGAGGTCTATCACATTGTTAGCAAGTCATGTTGAGAGCAACACGAAAATCGCCGACTAACCTGTATACATCCTACAGAAAATGTCATCGGCTCTCGCATCGCCCTTGAGCACATATTCTCGAATTACCGCCTCCGGCCCCATCGATTTGATTTCGGACTGGAAGAACTCCAAAAAGTCGATATAGTGTACATCTTTGCCCAAACAGTCGTTGAAAACTGCCGGATCGTGCAGATCAAGGTCATTCGGCACAGTTTCATGATCCCGATCGATGGGCGCTTGGTATGGTGCATTGTAATCCCACATGTCTTTCAACTCTTCTGTCGTGGCTCCGAGGGAGTACATGGCGAGTAAGTGGTGGGTGATGTGGTTGTGGAAGCCGGCGTTCCTGCGTGAGAATTGTCAGTGTTTCTTTCTGCTGAGTATTGGGTAAATGAGTCTCACCATCGTGTATGGAAGAGATCATGATTGAGGGTTAACAACTCGGATGTTAATCTCGCGCTCTCTTCTGTAAGGCATTCGGCATGCGTATAGCCTGGAGTGTCTTTGGTCGTCAATTCGACTTTGTCTACAGGTGCTGTGAACATGATAGCTGCACGATCGTAGAAACAAAACTGATGAGAAACGCTGTTGGAGTTTTGCGAACGAGAAAATGATGCACTGCCAACGCCGATAGTGCCATTGAACTCAACTATATCGATATCCCCGCGAATGCAATAGCCGGATATACTCGCGATCGTAGCAATGGTTGAAGGCCGGAAACCCGAAGGATTCCCCGACCCACTTTTTTTTTGACATGTGCCTGTCAATGTCAGCATGGAAGGCTTCGGGGAACCCTGATGTTTCAATTCAGATCTCTGCGACACATTCGTGCTTATGCGACAATGGAGACTACAGTCTCTGCAGTCTAATCAGGGAAATGTACTCGTCGTGGAAGCCTCATTCCATACAGAATTTAGACATGCAGCTATCGCTATGAGATACAGTCGCATGTGATGCATCAAGAAACATTGAGAAAACGTCTGACTCATAGAGAAAGGATCTTAAATTGCATTGATAATGCTTGAAGAAGTAGACGATATGGAAGACAGTCGAGCACCCGACAAAGAGCGACCCAATAACTGAAAGGTGCCATGAAGCATGAAATATATTTGGAAAGACAAATCGTCTTTTGAATAAGCAGTATTACAGATGTTACGGAATTATAAACATGCCATTAGGCACAATAGCAGGCAGCAACAGCCTCAGCAGGGTCTCGTCTGGTCTTTATCGTTCGTGCTCCCATCCTCATCGATCTCATGTCATGACCATCACTCTAGTTGTCGTCGCCGACGAGGTCGACGTAGTTGAGCTGGACGCGTGTGCACTCGACGAGCTCGCCAGTAGAGATGACCAAGACCTCGTCGAGGGACTCGCCTGGGCAGACGCTGAGGACGTTGATAGAGGCAATACCATCGCCAAGAGGGAAGGCAATGCGGAGGTCAAGAgactcgtcatcctcatcctgaGCGACAGTGACGAAAAGGTTGCCCTCGCCAGCGACAGCGTCAGCGGcatcggcgaagaagacgtaGTATGCGGTCTCGCCCTCGGTGGTGGTCAGGAACTGGTTGCCGACGTTGGCAAGGGCGAACTGCGAAGTGGTGGAGTCGAAGAGGACAGAGTCATCACCAGTCTCTGGGTTtggcgaggagatgaagacgtCGGCGGTAACATCGGTGTCGAGGAAGTTGCCGAAGGTCAGGAGGTCTTGAGCGAGTTCTGCATCGTTCGCTACGAAGGCGGCGTCGCCGATGGCTGGGAGGAACTCAGTGATCGCATCAGTGAGGACGTTGCCGATGTAGATGTTGTATGGAGTTGGCACGACTGGTACAGTGGTGGTAGTAGTCGTGGCCGAGGTCGTAGTGGTGGTCGAGGTGGTAgcagttgttgttgttgctgggaTGGTGGTGGTCCTCATTGTGGTTGGGTAGTACGACTTGGTTGGGTAACCTGGTTGGTAACCTGGTCCGTACTTGGGGCCCTCGTACGATGGCTCCTCAGGCTTGTACTCTGGCTTTGGTGCCTCGTAAGCTGGCTCCTTGGGCTGGTACTCTGGCTTCTCGGCCTCGT from the Cercospora beticola chromosome 9, complete sequence genome contains:
- a CDS encoding uncharacterized protein (antiSMASH:Cluster_8~SMCOG1028:crotonyl-CoA reductase / alcohol dehydrogenase); the encoded protein is MPDNKAAWIPAPKARLEVQPAPYPTPGPKDIIIKTSHVAINPLEYKIQDTNPPIGGKEIPYPTILGADLSGTVVEIGSEVSTRHVGDRVIANANGAQTGQPSRGGFQLYVRLDESNTTLLPVNVPFEAGAVLPLACDTAAAGLFVPEQLGLHTNALGGEATSSTAAGPGSVLLVWGGSSSVGCCAIQMAKAAGYEVYTTASKRNHDLVRSIGASKVFDHTQPDVESEITAALDGKTVIGAYDAIVDRERSFLPCAKILAKTTGPRKIAAVLNPPNVQLPEGVVAQRLSIPALRAGPVYKIVHDWMEKALANGSLQPKPNPEIVGEGFEYIQNGIDRMRKGVSATKLVIKV
- a CDS encoding uncharacterized protein (antiSMASH:Cluster_8); the encoded protein is MFTAPVDKVELTTKDTPGYTHAECLTEESARLTSELLTLNHDLFHTRWNAGFHNHITHHLLAMYSLGATTEELKDMWDYNAPYQAPIDRDHETVPNDLDLHDPAVFNDCLGKDVHYIDFLEFFQSEIKSMGPEAVIREYVLKGDARADDIFCRMYTDLVHPMIHLGCAIEWQQSSVLAESLAGACVHENWPKEFLLPTEEYLRNNPESKSHPLLQITKTMQYDPAIAQAVKDDDPFNKIADGLMKRVNSEQFARHLSQFRVEPTEEDIQQKMSEMMHTAAYIMGAAQRPGKREKIDFVLLHNVTLSGYYPAIIAQDWLTLEEKARILEAKGRVDAVMYAGCGCPDLYPERIINYTPKNETDSWPELFHRSIVYRDEGHATKLIRSLYSLEQHFTEMGCELPIAKKDFVKIAHIAMDSIERSMQPGGTKMPKEVAETMAKNIGHGGEFVVANATRWVFYDGLPKAWDNVPDLAEGKPEFLHDSARGSPERS
- a CDS encoding uncharacterized protein (antiSMASH:Cluster_8); translation: MVNFVEIFAGAAAFSTVVAAGGYGGYGSPSYEAEKPHYEAEKPHYEAEKPEYQPKEPAYEAPKPEYKPEEPSYEGPKYGPGYQPGYPTKSYYPTTMRTTTIPATTTTATTSTTTTTSATTTTTTVPVVPTPYNIYIGNVLTDAITEFLPAIGDAAFVANDAELAQDLLTFGNFLDTDVTADVFISSPNPETGDDSVLFDSTTSQFALANVGNQFLTTTEGETAYYVFFADAADAVAGEGNLFVTVAQDEDDESLDLRIAFPLGDGIASINVLSVCPGESLDEVLVISTGELVECTRVQLNYVDLVGDDN